Proteins from a genomic interval of uncultured Methanocorpusculum sp.:
- a CDS encoding helix-turn-helix domain-containing protein — protein MSEYESKVYLTLICINSASPRELHETTNIPGGRVYETLTNLEKKGFIISNRQSPVRYRVADIPHTIERLKQEAVTRYDTLGIALETYAALTCIDQLGQTYTIQSEWGIENQIRFLLKTAKNELLIISDDPGFYQYFAEELSQAVKRVSVNSVVSNKKTAKKIPFPCYLADKDTKESLFQPPILRKMSLPTKVIIYADRKEVLAVYVRDGKKEAVFTRNNIYADFITRTVMRNQVRVSP, from the coding sequence ATGAGTGAGTATGAATCGAAGGTTTATCTCACACTTATCTGTATTAATTCCGCAAGTCCCCGGGAACTTCACGAGACAACAAATATTCCCGGGGGAAGGGTATACGAGACGCTCACCAATCTGGAAAAGAAGGGGTTTATCATCTCGAACAGACAGTCCCCAGTTCGTTACCGGGTCGCTGATATACCTCACACCATCGAAAGACTCAAGCAGGAGGCAGTTACCCGATATGATACGCTGGGAATAGCGCTTGAAACCTATGCCGCTCTCACCTGTATTGATCAGCTTGGTCAGACCTACACCATTCAATCAGAGTGGGGAATCGAGAATCAAATCCGGTTCCTCCTCAAAACGGCAAAAAACGAACTTCTCATCATCTCGGACGACCCTGGGTTTTATCAGTATTTTGCAGAAGAGCTTTCCCAGGCGGTAAAACGCGTCAGTGTCAACAGTGTCGTCAGTAATAAAAAGACGGCAAAGAAAATACCGTTCCCCTGCTATCTTGCTGACAAAGACACAAAAGAGTCTTTGTTCCAGCCGCCGATCCTCAGGAAAATGTCTCTCCCGACGAAAGTGATCATCTATGCAGACAGAAAGGAAGTACTTGCAGTATATGTGCGTGACGGAAAAAAAGAGGCTGTTTTCACGAGAAACAACATCTACGCCGATTTCATAACCCGGACGGTAATGAGAAATCAGGTCCGGGTCTCCCCATAA
- a CDS encoding replication factor C large subunit, which produces MDWAEKYRPMHLADILGNGSAVRQIVDWAKTWTPDSRPLLFTGKPGIGKTSAALALARDMNWEVLELNASDARTKAIIERVAGNSSTTTSLFGAGRKLIVIDEVDNLEGNADRGGARAIADILKEAKQPIILIANDAYGVSDSIRRLCDPVPFRAIGVSTLEKRMKEICRDEGISCGEDALSAIAESSAGDMRTAVNMLFGSSTGKTRISAGDINTAQKDERATIFDLVGGVFAGAPDRELQKLSFECDEKPDSVMQWIEESLPLMHDTKRRIRAYGRISRANVYLGRTMKRQYFTLWRYATSMMTLGVASENAGAGFRTRIMPPSRWKRMGTAKKQKTVRRTLAASLAEGYSIPENQIQSQYLDLLSRFAKKDPAAFCERHNLDADQMGIVLHDKAAAAAAVKTVQQATKDRDMKVKKMAASKKAELRKLEEQLEALRMQQPPVPETPPAAEERPLLEETQEEKKLAPKQATLDFF; this is translated from the coding sequence ATGGACTGGGCAGAGAAGTACCGCCCGATGCATCTTGCCGATATTTTAGGCAATGGATCTGCGGTCAGACAGATAGTTGACTGGGCCAAAACCTGGACTCCAGATTCCCGACCGTTGCTTTTTACGGGTAAACCGGGTATTGGAAAAACCTCGGCAGCCCTTGCTCTTGCCCGCGATATGAACTGGGAAGTTCTGGAACTAAACGCTTCGGATGCCCGCACGAAAGCGATTATTGAACGGGTTGCCGGAAACTCGTCAACGACGACCAGTCTCTTTGGTGCCGGTCGAAAACTGATCGTCATCGACGAGGTGGACAACCTCGAAGGAAATGCGGATCGTGGAGGCGCCCGGGCAATCGCAGATATTCTCAAAGAAGCAAAACAGCCGATCATCCTGATCGCAAACGACGCATATGGGGTCTCCGATTCGATCCGCAGACTTTGCGACCCAGTTCCGTTCAGAGCAATCGGCGTCTCCACACTGGAGAAACGGATGAAAGAGATTTGCCGCGACGAGGGAATCTCATGCGGGGAAGACGCACTTTCAGCGATCGCAGAAAGTTCGGCAGGAGATATGCGTACTGCCGTAAACATGCTGTTTGGCTCCTCGACCGGGAAGACACGTATCTCCGCCGGGGACATCAATACTGCCCAGAAGGATGAACGTGCGACGATCTTTGATTTGGTTGGCGGCGTTTTCGCCGGGGCCCCGGACCGGGAACTGCAGAAGCTTTCGTTTGAATGCGATGAAAAGCCTGATTCCGTCATGCAGTGGATCGAGGAATCTCTTCCGCTGATGCATGATACGAAAAGGCGGATCAGGGCATATGGCAGGATCTCCCGGGCCAATGTGTATCTTGGAAGAACAATGAAGCGCCAGTATTTTACTCTTTGGCGGTATGCCACGTCGATGATGACGCTTGGGGTCGCTTCGGAAAATGCTGGCGCAGGTTTTCGGACTCGGATCATGCCGCCATCCCGCTGGAAACGGATGGGTACCGCAAAAAAGCAGAAGACGGTCCGACGAACGCTTGCGGCATCGCTCGCAGAAGGGTACAGCATTCCGGAAAACCAGATCCAGAGTCAGTATCTGGATCTGCTTTCCCGGTTTGCCAAAAAGGATCCCGCAGCATTCTGCGAACGCCACAACCTTGATGCCGATCAGATGGGGATCGTCCTTCATGACAAAGCTGCGGCGGCGGCCGCAGTTAAGACTGTCCAACAGGCTACAAAGGATCGGGACATGAAGGTGAAAAAGATGGCAGCTTCCAAAAAGGCGGAGCTGCGAAAACTCGAGGAACAGCTGGAAGCACTTCGAATGCAGCAGCCACCCGTCCCGGAAACGCCACCGGCCGCAGAAGAACGGCCTCTTTTAGAGGAAACCCAGGAAGAAAAAAAGCTCGCTCCAAAACAGGCAACTCTGGACTTTTTCTGA
- a CDS encoding ATP-binding cassette domain-containing protein: protein MSSSRTEIEYLTILPGTTRDGIKEGFDEIIIRPGDTLSIVGPTGSGKTAFINDIEVFAQGDTVTNRRILINGCEPDESLVRDPSRKPIAMITQNTKCLADLIVSEFLEMHIRSRKLKGDGIVEKTIRIANEFTGEKILPHMRMSALSGGQTRSLFIADAIIISDTPIILLDEVENAGIFKERVIEVLREEKKAIIFVTHDPYVALLTGTRIVMGNGAVTKILTPGREEEETLAEIARMDAKITNLRERIRAGELLCGLEGVEA from the coding sequence ATGTCTTCTTCACGCACAGAGATAGAGTATCTCACCATTCTTCCAGGAACCACCCGGGATGGAATAAAGGAAGGATTTGATGAGATAATTATCCGTCCTGGCGACACGCTTTCCATCGTTGGTCCGACCGGTTCGGGAAAAACCGCTTTCATCAACGACATCGAAGTGTTTGCCCAGGGAGACACCGTCACGAACCGCCGAATATTAATAAACGGTTGTGAACCAGACGAATCTCTGGTCCGTGATCCCTCCAGAAAACCGATCGCCATGATCACGCAGAATACCAAATGCCTTGCCGACCTGATCGTCTCAGAATTTCTGGAGATGCATATCCGTTCACGGAAACTGAAGGGGGATGGTATTGTCGAGAAAACCATCCGCATCGCAAACGAGTTTACCGGGGAAAAAATCCTGCCGCACATGAGGATGAGCGCTCTTTCCGGCGGACAAACCCGTTCGCTCTTTATTGCCGACGCGATCATCATCTCCGACACACCGATCATTCTGCTGGATGAAGTGGAAAATGCCGGCATTTTTAAGGAACGGGTCATCGAAGTCCTGCGTGAAGAAAAGAAGGCCATTATCTTCGTGACCCACGATCCCTACGTCGCCCTTCTAACCGGGACACGGATCGTCATGGGGAATGGCGCCGTAACAAAGATCCTGACCCCGGGCCGCGAAGAAGAAGAGACGCTTGCGGAGATCGCCCGGATGGATGCGAAGATCACAAATCTTCGGGAACGTATTCGTGCAGGCGAACTCCTGTGCGGACTCGAAGGGGTCGAGGCATGA
- a CDS encoding GTP-binding protein: MNVKLIAIAGPPSAGKTAVVKQIIRNLPDPKKAGYLKIDVVQAWEDEELAAEFGIPTKKVYSGDMCPDHMGIMVIRDAMEWAEQIGAEYLLYESAGLCLRCTPYTKNSLGICVLSAVSGTHAPLKMAPMIALADVAVVTKIDLVSQAEKEVFRERIKEVAPGIDIIETNAVQGTGMRYLNKVIAEMPPAPLEKDMLRGVPPLGVCTICIGKKEIGWQEHFGVIRPIEAPDNIYRGD; the protein is encoded by the coding sequence ATGAACGTAAAGCTGATCGCCATCGCCGGACCGCCAAGCGCGGGAAAGACGGCCGTTGTCAAACAGATCATCCGAAATCTTCCCGACCCGAAGAAAGCCGGGTACCTCAAGATCGATGTGGTGCAGGCCTGGGAAGACGAGGAACTCGCAGCCGAGTTCGGCATTCCAACAAAAAAAGTGTATTCAGGGGATATGTGCCCGGATCATATGGGTATCATGGTCATCCGCGATGCGATGGAATGGGCCGAACAGATCGGCGCCGAGTATCTGCTTTATGAAAGTGCGGGACTTTGTCTGCGCTGCACGCCCTACACCAAAAACTCTCTCGGTATCTGCGTTCTTTCGGCAGTGTCGGGAACACATGCTCCGCTGAAAATGGCGCCGATGATCGCACTTGCGGACGTGGCCGTAGTAACAAAGATCGATCTTGTTTCCCAGGCGGAAAAAGAGGTTTTCCGCGAGCGGATCAAAGAGGTCGCGCCGGGAATCGACATCATCGAAACCAACGCCGTCCAAGGGACTGGTATGCGGTATCTCAATAAAGTGATCGCGGAGATGCCGCCCGCTCCTTTAGAAAAGGATATGCTTAGAGGCGTTCCGCCGCTCGGAGTCTGCACGATCTGCATCGGGAAAAAGGAGATCGGATGGCAGGAACATTTCGGGGTGATCCGGCCGATCGAGGCTCCCGACAATATCTACCGGGGTGACTGA
- a CDS encoding (Fe-S)-binding protein: protein MVWTPPGKDCGACGAESCEAFMLQAASGLKNLAACPYYHEDVPKYTCRELATSYSGTDVCRAPYDFVLSALPNEPSARKILLPFRPDLVEREGIKKDDIVIGRPAGAGCPVQHVIRVLEADYTTGLITGHVVGPAFSRDNTDIVDLKMYHMIGFEGVARVVARPPEFGVRHPFLPGFCMMDRTHTGIVNMILQKSYGLHVRVEGIVIL, encoded by the coding sequence ATGGTCTGGACGCCACCGGGAAAGGACTGTGGAGCCTGCGGAGCGGAAAGCTGCGAAGCATTCATGCTCCAGGCGGCTTCCGGCCTGAAAAACCTTGCCGCCTGTCCGTATTATCATGAGGATGTTCCAAAATACACTTGCAGAGAGCTGGCAACATCATACTCAGGCACGGACGTCTGCCGTGCCCCGTATGATTTTGTGCTCTCTGCATTGCCGAACGAACCCTCCGCACGAAAAATCCTTCTGCCGTTTCGACCCGATCTGGTCGAACGCGAGGGAATTAAAAAAGATGATATCGTCATAGGCAGACCAGCGGGAGCGGGATGCCCGGTCCAGCATGTCATTCGGGTCCTCGAAGCGGATTATACCACCGGGCTGATCACCGGCCATGTGGTTGGCCCCGCCTTTTCCCGGGACAACACTGATATCGTTGATCTGAAAATGTATCATATGATTGGATTCGAGGGAGTGGCCAGGGTCGTTGCCCGGCCCCCGGAGTTTGGAGTCCGGCATCCGTTCCTGCCGGGATTCTGTATGATGGACCGGACGCACACCGGCATCGTCAATATGATCCTGCAGAAATCCTACGGCCTTCATGTAAGAGTGGAGGGGATCGTGATATTATGA
- a CDS encoding methanogenesis marker 16 metalloprotein, translated as MKTLAEINRKIAEKTAVVVTAKTLKDRIRKGEIITPDDVDVVTCGTFGVMSGTSAVLAFQAGEPGTFRHVISMTLNGVPAFIGPCPNESNGHVDCIVYGTSHAEHDASYGGGHLFSDLVAGKPVTAEIVTDAGKVNHTVSLSEMSSARLIVTRGAFKNYKGFVNRGNEEVTTIFSTFPMKPNMQSSSVSGCGEINPLENDPALRYHIPGALALVNGGPGLILGCGTRSSPQKPNLSLSADLLGMHPDMMGGFVTALGAECLTSVGTAIPVLDDETLDALHILDEDIPLPVADIQNRTPFAAATYADVWQNTDRRIRVDASRCRDDCAECAKDLCPVAAIHPDLSIGKACMGCLTCVTVCKNQVFSANSGMLRTQNADIPIGLRQSDRVRGDRAAVLVRDRISSGAWRF; from the coding sequence ATGAAAACGCTTGCAGAAATCAACCGGAAAATCGCCGAGAAAACCGCGGTCGTCGTTACGGCAAAAACTCTCAAGGACCGTATCCGAAAAGGAGAGATAATCACTCCTGACGACGTGGATGTGGTGACCTGCGGGACATTCGGCGTGATGTCCGGGACATCCGCGGTGCTCGCTTTTCAGGCCGGAGAGCCAGGGACCTTCCGGCATGTCATTTCCATGACATTGAACGGCGTTCCGGCATTCATCGGCCCCTGCCCGAATGAAAGTAACGGGCATGTGGATTGTATTGTATACGGCACATCCCATGCCGAACACGATGCCTCGTACGGTGGCGGACATCTGTTTTCGGATCTTGTCGCAGGAAAGCCGGTCACTGCCGAAATCGTCACCGATGCGGGAAAAGTCAACCACACGGTCAGTCTTTCGGAGATGTCCTCTGCCAGACTTATCGTTACCCGCGGAGCGTTCAAAAACTACAAGGGTTTTGTGAACCGGGGCAATGAGGAGGTCACCACGATCTTTTCCACATTCCCGATGAAGCCAAATATGCAGAGCTCGTCCGTTTCTGGATGCGGGGAGATCAACCCTCTTGAAAATGATCCGGCATTACGCTATCACATCCCGGGAGCATTAGCCTTGGTGAACGGCGGTCCGGGCCTTATCCTTGGGTGCGGGACGAGATCGTCGCCGCAGAAACCGAATCTTTCCCTTTCTGCGGATCTGCTGGGCATGCATCCCGATATGATGGGCGGTTTTGTAACCGCTCTCGGCGCCGAATGCTTGACATCGGTTGGGACCGCGATCCCAGTGCTGGATGATGAAACGCTGGATGCTCTCCATATTCTCGACGAAGATATCCCGCTGCCGGTCGCCGACATACAGAACAGGACCCCCTTTGCCGCCGCGACGTATGCGGATGTCTGGCAGAACACCGACCGGCGGATCCGTGTCGATGCTTCGCGATGCAGGGATGACTGTGCGGAGTGTGCCAAAGATCTCTGCCCGGTCGCGGCTATTCACCCCGACCTCTCGATCGGCAAAGCATGCATGGGCTGTCTGACCTGCGTAACCGTATGTAAAAATCAGGTGTTTTCCGCGAACTCTGGGATGCTCCGCACACAAAATGCAGATATTCCAATCGGCCTTCGCCAGTCTGATCGCGTTCGGGGTGACCGGGCAGCGGTCCTGGTTCGCGACCGGATCTCTTCCGGCGCCTGGAGGTTTTAA
- a CDS encoding cysteate synthase, producing the protein MGDYVLRCLAGGELLEDHYTLACPHHPGFVRAEYKAKQLTVRENLPGVFRFGDWLPVHGSVPTKSRPVTFQNRELCRELGLPNLWITFTGYYPERGCYVPTGSFKELEALPTIVRLSEAGGGTLVVASAGNTGRAFAQMSAEFGTPVVLVVPESSADKLWTAGCFDHSAIRLVTVRGDYTEAIKTADKICETPGYFPEGGGKNIARRDGMGCVMLDAAVTIRKLPEYYFQAVGSGTGGIAAWEAAIRLIGDGRFGSTYPELHLSQNLPFVPMVRAWNVGRDHIIDEDMPDAQASIAAVSAHVLTNRTPPYGITGGVYDAMKSCGGRMHAVENSDAAEAAKIFIEAENGIDIDPAAAVAFASLLSAAEDGSIRKNADILLNITGGGYRRVKKDCETAQIGVYTTVDPGEVPAL; encoded by the coding sequence ATGGGCGATTACGTTTTGCGCTGTCTTGCCGGCGGGGAACTTCTCGAAGACCATTATACTCTTGCCTGCCCGCATCATCCGGGTTTTGTCCGTGCAGAGTATAAAGCCAAGCAGCTGACCGTCCGGGAGAATCTGCCGGGCGTATTCCGATTCGGTGACTGGCTCCCTGTCCACGGCTCGGTCCCGACCAAATCGAGACCCGTGACCTTTCAAAACCGGGAACTCTGCCGCGAGCTCGGACTGCCGAACCTCTGGATCACGTTTACCGGCTACTATCCGGAACGCGGCTGTTATGTGCCTACGGGATCGTTCAAGGAACTGGAAGCTCTGCCGACGATCGTCCGCCTCAGCGAGGCAGGAGGAGGAACGCTCGTCGTGGCGTCCGCCGGCAACACAGGCAGGGCGTTTGCCCAGATGTCTGCGGAATTTGGGACACCTGTCGTCCTCGTAGTGCCGGAAAGTTCGGCCGACAAACTCTGGACCGCGGGATGTTTCGATCATAGTGCGATCAGGCTCGTTACGGTTCGCGGTGATTACACCGAAGCGATCAAAACAGCCGATAAGATCTGCGAGACGCCCGGATATTTCCCGGAAGGTGGGGGGAAAAACATCGCCCGCCGGGACGGGATGGGCTGCGTGATGCTCGATGCCGCCGTCACAATTCGTAAACTCCCCGAGTATTACTTCCAGGCTGTTGGGTCGGGCACCGGCGGGATCGCCGCATGGGAAGCTGCGATCCGTCTGATCGGGGATGGACGCTTCGGCAGTACATATCCGGAACTCCATCTCTCGCAGAATCTTCCGTTCGTTCCGATGGTCCGTGCATGGAATGTCGGCAGAGATCATATCATAGATGAGGATATGCCGGATGCTCAGGCTTCCATCGCCGCAGTGTCCGCCCATGTTCTGACTAACCGAACACCGCCGTACGGGATCACCGGCGGGGTGTATGATGCGATGAAATCCTGCGGCGGGCGGATGCATGCCGTTGAAAACAGCGATGCAGCTGAAGCCGCCAAAATCTTCATCGAAGCGGAAAACGGGATCGACATCGATCCGGCAGCAGCCGTTGCCTTTGCCTCCCTCCTTTCAGCAGCCGAAGACGGCTCCATCAGGAAAAACGCGGACATTTTGTTGAATATCACTGGCGGAGGATACCGGCGGGTGAAAAAGGACTGCGAGACTGCGCAGATAGGCGTCTACACCACGGTCGATCCCGGCGAGGTGCCGGCATTATGA
- the comE gene encoding sulfopyruvate decarboxylase subunit beta, with protein sequence MNEETVIWIMHEEGIDMVASLPCDKNKRFTVLLETEFPVIDLAREEDGVGIGAGVVLAGKRPLISIQSSGLGNMLNALLSLSCVYHFPLPILASWRGVCDEKICAQIPFNAPLPKLLDVYNIPYRICRSAEDLDGIREVIRGAFAQQTPYVALILPSCWDPQQDAPITYPKRSLPDKTFFLPGYSEPKLTRLEAIEKIVSEVPDNAVIISNIGVPSKELFAAKDRPGNFYMLGSYMQASAIGLGCAFSSPKTPVYVIDGDGSLLGSAVLPVIATQKCENLHIMALDNGTFGSTGNQISPAYETADIGMLARAAGITSVERAVSPEEISSAVSRGISFVHLLIRPGNSGSPNIPLSPEEIRSRTEKFIREIG encoded by the coding sequence ATGAATGAAGAAACGGTCATCTGGATCATGCATGAAGAGGGGATCGACATGGTCGCCTCGCTGCCGTGCGATAAAAACAAGCGGTTCACTGTGCTTCTGGAAACGGAGTTCCCGGTCATCGATCTTGCCCGCGAAGAGGACGGGGTCGGGATCGGGGCAGGAGTGGTTCTCGCCGGAAAACGCCCCCTCATCTCAATCCAAAGCTCGGGCCTTGGAAATATGCTCAACGCCCTTTTGTCGCTATCCTGCGTGTATCACTTCCCTCTGCCGATCCTTGCAAGCTGGCGGGGTGTGTGCGATGAGAAGATCTGCGCCCAGATCCCGTTCAATGCTCCGCTGCCGAAACTGCTGGATGTGTACAACATTCCCTACCGGATCTGCAGATCGGCGGAGGATTTAGACGGAATCAGAGAGGTCATCAGAGGTGCGTTTGCACAGCAAACGCCCTATGTCGCCCTGATCCTTCCCTCCTGTTGGGATCCTCAGCAGGACGCACCCATCACATACCCGAAACGTTCGCTTCCCGACAAGACATTTTTCCTGCCGGGATACTCTGAACCAAAACTAACACGGCTTGAAGCGATCGAAAAAATCGTTTCCGAGGTTCCCGATAACGCGGTCATCATCTCCAACATCGGGGTTCCATCCAAGGAACTCTTTGCGGCTAAGGATCGCCCGGGTAATTTCTACATGCTCGGCAGCTACATGCAGGCGTCCGCGATCGGGCTCGGTTGTGCGTTTTCTTCACCGAAAACGCCAGTTTATGTGATCGACGGGGACGGAAGTCTTCTCGGCTCGGCAGTTCTGCCGGTGATCGCCACACAGAAATGTGAGAATCTGCATATAATGGCGCTGGACAACGGCACATTCGGCAGCACAGGAAATCAGATTAGCCCGGCCTACGAAACCGCCGATATCGGCATGCTTGCCCGTGCGGCCGGCATCACCTCGGTTGAGCGGGCCGTATCTCCAGAAGAGATCTCAAGTGCTGTATCCAGAGGTATTTCATTCGTCCATCTGCTGATACGCCCGGGTAATTCAGGCTCGCCGAATATTCCCCTTTCCCCGGAAGAGATTCGCAGCAGAACGGAAAAGTTCATCCGGGAAATTGGGTGA
- a CDS encoding GyrI-like domain-containing protein, translating into MTPEVFAGACRTVEEKKNLDTSKARLEIFAEGLCVQCMHIGPFDDEPAAIEMMDTFIRENGFVHDFAGRRHHEIYLSDPRKTDPAKMKTILRIPVRKA; encoded by the coding sequence GTGACGCCGGAGGTATTTGCCGGAGCATGCCGCACGGTTGAAGAAAAGAAAAACCTGGATACGTCAAAGGCGCGGCTCGAGATTTTTGCCGAAGGGCTTTGCGTCCAGTGCATGCATATCGGTCCCTTCGACGATGAACCGGCGGCGATTGAGATGATGGACACATTCATCCGGGAAAACGGTTTTGTCCATGACTTCGCCGGACGCCGGCATCATGAAATTTATCTTTCGGATCCGCGAAAGACCGATCCAGCCAAAATGAAAACCATTCTTCGCATCCCGGTAAGAAAAGCGTGA
- a CDS encoding GyrI-like domain-containing protein, whose amino-acid sequence MEKIDYKKAFPDLYKPKTNPSAVEVPPMTFIMVDGKGNPNDPNGEYPAAVELLYGLSYTIKMNKNGDSKPEGYFEYVVPPLEGLWSLDEDTDFKNKEKFLWTSMIR is encoded by the coding sequence ATGGAGAAAATCGATTACAAAAAAGCATTTCCCGATCTGTATAAACCGAAGACAAATCCATCAGCGGTGGAAGTTCCCCCTATGACATTCATTATGGTGGATGGTAAAGGAAACCCGAATGATCCAAACGGCGAGTATCCCGCGGCGGTCGAACTGCTCTACGGCCTGTCATACACAATAAAAATGAACAAAAATGGAGACTCAAAGCCGGAAGGCTACTTTGAGTACGTCGTTCCTCCGCTTGAAGGATTGTGGAGTCTGGACGAAGACACCGACTTCAAAAACAAAGAGAAGTTTCTCTGGACGTCCATGATTCGGTAG
- a CDS encoding DUF4276 family protein, whose translation MVTLFISCEGYTEEVFIKRLMAKELAHLGITLIPIIVMTSKSKSGVVRRGGCSSYEKIRKDVLNLCRRPGSYVTTMYDFYKFPAIPGYAVSYDLASPLERVTEMEAAFSEDIDRENFHANIQLHEFETLLFSDPSVFSVCGMSKKQVKKLAAVRRDFLPEEIDGGEMTAPSKRILRVNPGYQKPTDGLMVAREIGLETMCRECPHFGKWVAWIKTLPETAKQTAHER comes from the coding sequence ATGGTCACCCTGTTCATCTCTTGCGAAGGGTATACCGAAGAGGTTTTTATCAAACGCCTGATGGCAAAGGAACTGGCGCATCTTGGCATCACGCTAATTCCTATCATCGTGATGACATCGAAAAGCAAATCCGGGGTCGTGCGCCGTGGCGGCTGCTCATCGTATGAAAAGATCAGAAAGGATGTCCTGAACCTCTGCAGACGACCGGGTTCATATGTCACGACGATGTATGATTTCTATAAGTTTCCGGCGATCCCTGGATACGCGGTCTCCTATGATCTGGCATCTCCTCTTGAGCGGGTGACTGAAATGGAGGCGGCTTTTTCCGAAGATATCGATCGGGAAAATTTTCATGCGAATATACAGCTTCATGAGTTCGAGACGCTACTTTTTTCCGATCCCTCGGTTTTTTCCGTCTGCGGGATGAGTAAAAAACAGGTGAAAAAACTCGCGGCAGTCCGCAGGGATTTTCTTCCCGAAGAGATCGACGGTGGGGAAATGACCGCGCCCTCCAAACGGATTCTGCGGGTCAATCCTGGATATCAGAAACCAACCGACGGGCTGATGGTTGCACGGGAGATCGGGCTTGAGACGATGTGCAGAGAGTGCCCGCATTTTGGAAAATGGGTTGCCTGGATCAAAACTCTTCCGGAAACTGCAAAACAAACAGCACACGAGAGGTAA
- a CDS encoding AAA family ATPase: MRQKQPGSQIDRITIRGFRSIRSCDLKLRDINILIGANGAGKSNFISVFCMMEQMFAKRLQKYVTYNGGPDSLLWFGRQKTEKISVGIYFGNNGYGFDLTPTKDNRLMFEDEWFSWNLLKENRSLGSGHLESLYDAGTGTFIDKYVLKHVHQWIVYHFHDTGDNAKVKQIHAINDNICLRPDAGNLAAYLYLIKLTAPNNYQRIRKVIQLAAPFFDDFILRPKPDNPEMIELEWCSTHGKTPFKAADLSDGTLRFICLATLLLQPVENIPETVLLEEPELGLHPYTLSLLAALIKSAGLVKQIIVSTQSALLLSEFEPQDIIVVDWQNDASTFRRLEDDEELQNWIAQDYSLGELWEKNIFGGRPQ, from the coding sequence ATGAGGCAGAAACAACCCGGTTCCCAGATCGACCGGATAACGATCCGCGGATTTCGGTCGATTCGGTCCTGCGACCTCAAGCTTCGCGACATCAATATTCTGATTGGAGCAAACGGCGCGGGGAAATCGAATTTTATCTCGGTATTCTGCATGATGGAACAGATGTTTGCTAAACGTCTGCAGAAGTATGTCACTTATAACGGCGGTCCGGACTCCCTCCTCTGGTTTGGGAGACAGAAAACCGAGAAGATCAGTGTCGGCATATACTTCGGGAATAACGGGTACGGATTCGATCTCACACCCACAAAAGACAACCGGCTGATGTTCGAAGACGAATGGTTCTCCTGGAACCTCCTCAAAGAGAACAGATCTCTTGGCTCAGGACATCTGGAGTCGCTGTATGATGCCGGAACCGGGACATTCATCGACAAATACGTGCTGAAACATGTGCATCAGTGGATCGTTTATCACTTCCATGACACCGGAGATAATGCAAAAGTCAAACAGATCCATGCGATCAATGATAACATTTGTCTCAGACCGGATGCAGGCAACCTTGCCGCGTATCTCTATCTCATAAAACTGACCGCCCCGAACAATTATCAGAGGATTAGAAAAGTGATCCAGCTTGCGGCCCCCTTTTTCGATGACTTCATTCTGCGGCCCAAGCCGGATAATCCTGAGATGATCGAGCTTGAATGGTGTTCGACCCATGGGAAAACGCCGTTCAAAGCCGCCGACTTGTCCGACGGAACTCTTCGTTTTATCTGTCTTGCAACGCTGCTTCTCCAGCCGGTCGAAAACATCCCCGAGACCGTTCTTCTCGAGGAGCCTGAGTTAGGTCTCCACCCCTATACCCTCTCCCTACTTGCGGCCCTGATAAAATCCGCCGGGCTTGTAAAACAGATTATTGTCTCCACACAGTCGGCTCTTCTTCTCAGCGAGTTCGAGCCGCAGGATATCATCGTCGTCGACTGGCAAAACGACGCCTCGACATTCCGCAGACTGGAGGATGACGAAGAACTCCAGAACTGGATCGCACAGGATTATTCGCTTGGAGAACTCTGGGAAAAGAACATCTTTGGCGGGAGACCGCAGTAG